The Vitis riparia cultivar Riparia Gloire de Montpellier isolate 1030 unplaced genomic scaffold, EGFV_Vit.rip_1.0 scaffold445_pilon_pilon, whole genome shotgun sequence genome window below encodes:
- the LOC117909859 gene encoding LOW QUALITY PROTEIN: phosphoribulokinase, chloroplastic-like (The sequence of the model RefSeq protein was modified relative to this genomic sequence to represent the inferred CDS: inserted 2 bases in 1 codon), which produces MAICTVYTTQSLNSTCSVSKPAKPQLGFHQKQVVFYTKSRRRSGMSSCGSSVITCSAGEQQTVVIGLAADSGCGKSTFMRRLTSVFGGAAEPPRGGNPDSNTLISDTTTVICLDDYHSLDRTGRKEKGVTALDPRANDFDLMYEQVKAIKDGIAVEKPIYNHVTGLLDPPETIKPPKILVIEGLHPMYDARVRDLLDFSIYLDISNEVKFAWKIQRDMAERGHSLESIKASIEARKPDFDAYIDPQKQYADAVIEVLPTQLIPDDNEGKVLRVRLIMKEGVTFFSPVYLFDEGSTISWIPCGRKLTCSYPGINFSYGPDTYYGHEVSVLEMDGQFDRLDELIYVEXHLSNISTKFYGEITQQLLKHSDFPGSNNGTGLFQTIVGLKIRDLFEQIVASRAATPLEATKA; this is translated from the exons ATGGCAATCTGCACCGTGTACACAACCCAATCTCTCAACTCAACATGCTCAGTCTCTAAACCAGCGAAACCTCAATTGGGTTTCCACCAGAAGCAGGTGGTTTTCTACACCAAAAGCAGGAGAAGATCGGGCATGAGCAGCTGCGGCAGTAGTGTGATAACGTGCTCAGCTGGAGAGCAACAGACAGTGGTCATAGGGTTGGCTGCAGACTCTGGGTGTGGGAAGAGCACCTTCATGAGGAGGCTGACCAGTGTGTTTGGAGGAGCTGCGGAGCCCCCAAGGGGTGGGAACCCAGACTCCAACACACTCATCAGTGACACCACCACTGTCATATGCTTGGATGACTATCACTCACTTGACAGAACTGGAAGGAAGGAGAAGGGTGTGACTGCGCTTGACCCTAGAGCCAACGATTTTGACCTCATGTATGAGCAGGTTAAAGCTATCAAGGATGGAATTGCTGTTGAGAAGCCCATCTACAACCATGTCACTGGCCTCTTGGATCCTCCCGAGACCATCAAGCCTCCCAAGATCCTCGTCATTGAAGGTTTGCACCCCAT GTACGATGCTCGCGTAAGAGACCTCTTGGACTTCAGTATCTATTTGGACATTAGCAATGAGGTTAAATTTGCTTGGAAAATTCAG AGGGACATGGCTGAGCGAGGACACAGTCTTGAAAGCATCAAAGCCAGTATTGAAGCCCGAAAGCCTGATTTTGATGCTTATATTG ATCCACAGAAGCAGTACGCGGATGCAGTGATAGAAGTGTTACCCACTCAGCTCATTCCCGATGACAACGAAGGCAAGGTTTTGAGAGTTCGATTGATCATGAAAGAAGGGGTGACGTTTTTCAGCCCGGTTTACTTGTTCGATGAAGGCTCCACCATCTCATGGATCCCCTGTGGGAGGAAGCTTACATGCTCTTACCCTGGCATCAACTTCTCCTACGGCCCCGACACTTACTACGGCCATGAG GTTTCTGTTTTGGAGATGGATGGACAATTTGACAGATTAGATGAGCTCATTTATGTTGA GCATCTGAGCAACATCTCGACCAAGTTCTACGGTGAAATCACCCAACAGTTGTTGAAGCACTCCGATTTCCCAGGAAGTAACAACGGAACTGGCCTCTTCCAAACCATAGTTGGGTTGAAGATAAGAGACCTCTTTGAGCAAATCGTCGCCAGCCGGGCTGCAACTCCCTTAGAAGCAACAAAAGCCTAA